In the Neomonachus schauinslandi chromosome 13, ASM220157v2, whole genome shotgun sequence genome, one interval contains:
- the LOC110579713 gene encoding NADH dehydrogenase [ubiquinone] 1 alpha subcomplex subunit 3-like yields MAGRLATFLKDAWAKEPVLVLSFTIGGLALILPTLSPFTKYATMINQATPYNYPVPLRDDGNMPDVPSHPQDPQGPSLEWLKNL; encoded by the coding sequence ATGGCAGGGAGACTCGCCACCTTCCTCAAGGATGCCTGGGCCAAGGAGCCGGTGCTGGTCCTGTCCTTCACCATCGGGGGCCTTGCTCTAATTCTGCCCACCCTCAGCCCCTTCACCAAATATGCCACCATGATCAACCAGGCCACGCCCTACAACTATCCAGTGCCCCTCCGAGATGATGGGAACATGCCCGACGTGCCCAGCcacccccaggacccccagggcCCAAGCTTGGAGTGGCTGAAGAACTTGTGA